The following are encoded together in the Triticum dicoccoides isolate Atlit2015 ecotype Zavitan chromosome 6B, WEW_v2.0, whole genome shotgun sequence genome:
- the LOC119324009 gene encoding uncharacterized protein At1g10890-like, translating into MPRDLSRSPPRRRRPSPSPLRRGPSYRERVPSRSRSPYRPSYRRKSPSPSSPRRRRSPSPSKSHYKRKRSPSVTGSPVAKSSPQLGSTENKNVVDKQRLEEEKKRRQKEVELRLLEEETTKRVEQAIRKQVEDSLNSEEIKHEIQRRIDEGRKRIHEEVAAQIDKEKVSALVEAQQRAEREKKEREELEKKLEEERKKAEEAQMKVVMEQQQKELERYQELERLQKEREEAMKQKQMEEQQQKQNQIKLLGKNKSRPKLSFSLGMK; encoded by the exons ATGCCGCGCGACCTGTCAAGGTCGCCGCCGCGCCGGCGCCGGCCGTCGCCGTCCCCGCTTCGCCGCGGACCGAGCTACAGGGAGCGCGTGCCCAGCCGCAGCAGGTCCCCTTATCGCCCCTCCTATAG AAGGAAGAGCCCTTCACCTTCCTCTCCCAGGAGGCGCAGGAGTCCATCTCCATCAAAGAGCCATTACAAAAGAAAGAGAAGTCCGAGTGTCACTGGCTCTCCAGTTGCCAAATCGAGTCCTCAGCTTGGGTCTACAGAGAATAAGAATGTCGTTGATAAGCAAAGgctagaagaagaaaagaaaag GCGTCAAAAAGAAGTTGAACTAAGGCTATTAGAGGAGGAAACTACAAAAAGAGTTGAGCAAGCTATTAGGAAACAAGTTGAGGATAGTTTGAATTCTGAGGAAATCAAACATGAAATACAGCGTCGAATTGATGAAGGGCGGAAAAGGATACATGAGGAGGTTGCTGCCCAAATTGACAAAGAGAAGGTGTCTGCCTTGGTTGAAGCCCAACAGAGAGCG GAACGTGAGAAGAAAGAGCGAGAAGAGCTAGAGAAGAAGCTCGAAGAGGAGCGAAAGAAAGCAGAGGAGGCTCAGATGAAGGTAGTCATGGAGCAGCAGCAGAAAGAGCTGGAGCGATACCAGGAGCTGGAGAGGCTTCAGAAGGAGAGGGAGGAAGCCATGAAGCAGAAGCAAATGGaggagcagcagcagaagcagaacCAGATTAAGCTGCTGGGCAAGAACAAGTCGCGACCAAAGCTGTCGTTCTCTCTTGGGATGAAGTAG